The genomic interval ACCCCCACCCCCGCCACTCCTCCCGCGTCCACTTCCCCTACCCCGATGGAAAAGACGCATGGCCGCCTGATAGATAACGGCGACGGCACCGTCACGCACGAGAAGGCGGGCCTCATGTGGGCCAGGAAGGACAGCTACGCGGAGGAGGAGGAATGTATTACCTGGGAGGGTGCCGGGGAGTATGTGGAGAAGATGAAGACTGGCGGCCACGACGACTGGCGGCTGCCCACGGTAGAAGAGCTCGGCTCCATCGCTGCCAAGTCCGCGTGGAACTGGAGCGCGGTCTTTGTTAACGGAGACAGCCGCGCCGTGCACTGGTCTTCAGAGGAAGCCGGCTCCTGCTGCGCCCGCGCCGTCCTGTTTACGAGCGGTATCGTTACCGGGCCCTCCCGGGGCGCCTGTTCCACCGAATCCGTTCGCGCGGTCCGACCATAAGAAAGGGGGCCCGCTGGGCCCCTCCGTTAGCTCCTCAATTAGCTCCCTCCGCCGGCCCCCTTCGTCTCCGCCGCGGGGCGGGTTAAAACGGCATTTCCTTGTTCAACTCCTGCTCCAGGCCGAACCTTTCGGAGTTCAACTGCGCCATCCTCTGGCGGTCTTTCAGGGTGAAGTCATACGCGAGCAGCTCGCCGTCGCTCTTCCTGGCGTTAAGGATCTTCATCTCCAGGGTGGTGTCCTCCCTGCCCCGCAACTCCTCCGGCACCTGTCCCCACTCCATGCCCGGGGGAGCCAGGAGCTTAAGGTGCCTCGTCTTACCGTCCTTCAGCCCGCCCGGCACCTTCGTAATATAGGAGGCGTCTATCCACGGCTCGGCACGGTCCGGGGTGGTGACCACGCCCTGGAGCGTGAGCTCCGAGATATCCGAGCCGCTCTTATTGGTAAGCGTCATCTCGATCATGGGCATGGACATATTGGCGTCCGGGATCAACTCCCAGTAGTAGCGGAGCCCCTCCAGGGTTAGCGTGGAGAGGACCTCCCGGCTCTCGTTGTATTCGGCCCTCTTCTTCTCTATCTCCGCTATCTCCGCCTCTACCTCCTCGATCTTTTCTCGCTTGAGCTTGCGCCACTGCACCTTTTTGCTCCTGGCAAGCTCGATTATCCCGTCGAAGGTCTTCCCGTTAAGGGTCTTCATGGTATGCGCGCCGGAGCCGAAGTCGGCCAAGTCGGCTAGGGCCTTGACCGGGTCCTCCAGCGAGTCGTCCGAGGTTACGATGAACTTGAGCGCTTCTATAAACTGCTCGTTCTGCTCGGGCGTGAGCTTCTTCTTTATGAGCTCGACACTGGCGAAGTAGGCGTTCACGCTCGTGGTGTCAAGCGCGGGTTCCGGCTCCTTCATGCATGCCGTTGCCACGGAAAAAAGCAAGACAGCCAGTATCGGGAAAACTTTTTTAAAACCCATAAGGCCCTCCCTTAAGGTACGTTGCCCTTATTCTAAGGCGTTCTCGCCGCCCGGAAGCCGAAGTAGGGGGATACCAGGCCGCCGCCGTAAAACTTCCTGTGCGCGCACCTGAGATAGTCCGGATAGT from Thermodesulfobacteriota bacterium carries:
- a CDS encoding DUF1566 domain-containing protein, with product TPTPATPPASTSPTPMEKTHGRLIDNGDGTVTHEKAGLMWARKDSYAEEEECITWEGAGEYVEKMKTGGHDDWRLPTVEELGSIAAKSAWNWSAVFVNGDSRAVHWSSEEAGSCCARAVLFTSGIVTGPSRGACSTESVRAVRP